GAGaattgccattttccttctgatctgagTTGTTgttgcagtttctcatggtgtttgatgaactattcttttgtcagggcatttgtggtattcttaggacaCAGATTCGCCTTGTTACTGCCAGGGTGGAGCAGGGGCAGTGTTTTTGGCCCAACTCCATCTGCCAGAAGCTGTGGGGGTATTATGGGTGCTTTCCCCAGCGTGAGATGTGttcaggcacttgtgtggactgtcctCCTTGGGCGGGGCTTCCTCACTAggctagggccactctttggtGCCTCCTGGGTGCTCtgagctcccctccccaccaaaaagTGATCACCAGTGGGTTCGAAGTTACTGCACCTATTCCTGCAACTGCCCAAGACATGTTCCCTCTTTGGGAGTGCAGCTGCACCATGAGTACTCACACGTGCCTTGGAAGTGTTTGCCCCAGTGCAGAAATCTACTGAGGACCCTGTTTATGATCTGCAATATGCTGGGCCCCTGAGATTTGCTGGCCAGTTTTCCCTGCTGGAACCCAGGCTATGGCTGTTCCTTTATAGCACAGGGGCACGGTGGGCTCCCTCTCTCCACTGGGAGAGCAACCACTAGCGTGGCTAAGGGTTATTGCCTCCTCCTGGTCCTTTTACGGTTGCCCTGCTGTGTATTCCCACTTTGCAGACACTTGCATCAGGTTGGAAAGCGTTTGTGTGCCTGCACAGGGTTACGGGGGTGGGGCAGGTAGTGCTTACTTATCTGTGCTACTTCCCGgggggccagtccatccaccctcagatgtatagctgcatgtgtctctcaggtgtcctgctGTCCTGTGTGGGCTTCCTTTGTTGGTCAGTGAGTGTTCATTAATTGTAGTTCAAAAGGTGGAGAGATGAAGGGAACATCTCACTCAGCcgtgttgctgacatcactccaggTTTCATGTTAAGGTTTAAGGTTCATTTTGAGACAAGGTTTACATATGGTACAAAGAAGGATTCAATGTCTCTTTGTTGTGGCATTAGGCTATTCTACATCATTAAACAGAAACAAAGACTGTCTTTCCTCTAAGGATTTTCCTTAGaaactttgtgaaaaatcaattgaGTATATTGTATGAATGCATTTCTGAAGACTGTATTCTGTTCCACAAATTTAGATGGCTATCTTTTCATCAATGCCACGCTCTCTTGAATATTACTGCTTTGTGATCAATCTTGAAAACAAATTATACAAGTCTTTCAAcactattcttatttttcacaactgttttgattacctcagttcctttgcattttcatagaaATTGTAGAATAACCTTATCATTTCTCCAAAAATGCTTCTAGAATTTTAGTTAATGTTACTTTGAACATATAGATCATTTGAGATTGCATTTAATTAATAGATACTTTGTTCACAATTGACTTATCTACAgatatcatttttccttctttctttttttcccttcctccctccctccctcttttcctcccttcctttcattcattctttatttctttctcttaacatTCAGATTTCAAGACCAACATTCACTAACTAATAATTTTGAGTCTCTGGATTTAGTACTCAGACATCTATGcatttttcacaattttctgaaaaatgtctttaaGTATATTGCCAGGTACTAAACTCTAGATTAGTATATGGGGTCTCCAAGAAAAGACAAGACTCTACAACTTAAAACCCTGTGCTTTATCCCCTTCAGGGCTCTAATATCTAAGGTCCTATTAAATAGAATGTTACAGGCATCTGCATACTGTCCCATCTCCCTCATACTTCCCAGTTATGTGTTCACATCTTATCTCCTCTATTAAACTCTCAATGAGTCTAATTGTATCTCTTAATAAAGTGAGAAGTGTAGCACTTTAAAAGTTATAGTAATCTCTATTAAATAAGAATTCTATTGTAGGTTATGccttcatattatttcattatgtaCATGTTTATAGGATTTTGAGAGAAGTAAACAAGTTATTTTCCCTTGGAAAGGACAGTGGGTATCAGCAAATTTGTCATCACCCCAATGGGACATAGATATTTGGTAACAGAGCTCACACTCTGTCTTGTATCATTAGATTTATTTTCCAGTCCTGTGCATGTTTTCTTTCCACTGAGGGATCATTACATTCCAGAGGGCAAACTTCATTCAtgtaattatttcttattatgtAGTTTATTGTTCCAGAACCATTCAATTGTTTACTatggaaaaaaccaaaactacCTTATTTTTCTGTCCCAGAAGACAATTAGTGTGTTTTCTCCTTGGAGAATCCCTGTGGACTCCAAGACGAACTTGAGAACCTGTTATTAGAGTCCAAGTGCTCAAGATTCACAGCACACCTTAATTGAGTGAGCAGTTCATTTCCACAGGTAAGAGGAAAGTTTTTAAtctcttacaaaatattttagaagctaTAACCTTGAATGTAAAACTTCATTGTATGTTTTAGTATTTGAATCTGAATTAGAAATTTCTAGTTAGCttagaattgaattaaaaaatgaattagggAACTCCAGGTAACATAGGAGGGCAAATAGGAGAGATTTCCAAAACATTTAAGTCAATAGAGCTCTAAATCAGAAATTTGGTTTAATTTCCTTGTTGGAAGATAACAGTTAGAATAAAGGTAGTAGGAAAAAATtgctacatttaaaatttaagaaaactattCAATAGAGAGAAAATTAACTATTAGCCAGTCATATTTATATGCCATCGGGGGACCATAGACTTTTTTCCAATGGAGggatataaatgaattttaaatttatttcattagttAGCTAGCAGATCTAGAAAACACttctaagttttgttttcttttgttttaatatcatGGTACTTAAGCTTGAtgactttataaaataattcaaaaacatGCAGATGTTCCCTCACGTTATTTCTAGGGGATACCCATTTCAGAATTATGGCAGGTCACAATAAGTCTGCAATATCGTCAAGTGGAAATAGCTTAACATGTGGCAACAGAGAAAGCTGCactgaattctggctctgctagGAACTTCTTATGTGAGCTTGGTCAACATATAGGTCTAGctggtcctcagttttctcatctacaaacaGATGCTGAATGATTTAGTTGCAGGTTGCTGTGTGGATTACATAGGATAATGTACACAAAATTTCTACCCTCTACTAGCCACTCAACAATGTGTGGTAGCTACAGCCTTagttttccttctcctcaagcTTGGTGCCTGAAGTCATGTTCTCACGGACATCTGGTACTTTATGTTTTCTGAACGTATGATGGTTGAGGAACTGATATGATTTTAGTTTTCCAGAATTatcatgttttcttaaaaattcaacatgtatattttctttctagtctctatCTCTTAAAGTGAAATCAgctaaatgtaaacaaaataagtTCTAATTTCCTTAAGTATTAGTTGACAGATATGCCTCTTTGAAGAACATATTGGAGGGAATAAATAAACCCCATGCTTTTTGTCTATCCTTCCTCAGTTCCCTACAGTGAATTACCCTAATGGGACACAGTTGAGAATAAAATGTATCTTCATTTATAAACCACCTTCTTTCCCTAGAGATAAGATCAGAGCTATCAAGGGCTATAAGAAAACTATCATGGACAAAATTATCAGgggaatttaagaaaacatacaATTATTTTACTGACATTCCCAAAGTCAGAATGTAACGACACAGATGCAATATTAAGTTGCCTCATACCATTTAAGATTGGGATTCACTGGGACTAATCTCATGAGAGTGGTACACTCATTTGTCTGTGAATTTTAAGATGATATAATATGAAGACAGTACATactaaatttaatagaaaataaactaaaaattaaacCAGGTAATTGgctttttgtttaaagattggaagctgaactaacatctgttgtcaatcttctttttttgcttcttctcccagaagcccccagtacgtagttgtatattctagttgcaggtccttctggctctgctttgtgggacgctgcctcagcatggcttgatgagctgtgccatgtgtgcacccaggatctgaaccagcaaaacccagggccgctgaagcggagactgcaaactgaaccacttggcaatggggctggcccctaaattggCTTTTTCAACATGGCAAATTTAGTTAACaactgaatgaaataatttctttaatttatttatacagGGTAATGCATCCACTTTGACTCAACTTCTGCATCACTGCCTGTTTCTTCACTGCTAAGGATTTCAATACAccatctcagaaaaaaaaatgagactataTTGagtgggttttattttaaaaaatattgcatttagaacctaaaaatgaaaactgaaatgcCAGGGTTCCCATCAGACATAGATTTATGCATGATCCAGGTGAAGAATATGACTGAAGTTACCACGTTTATATTGACGGGCTtcacaggtgattttgatgtgcaagtcttcctgtttttgctattTCTAGCAATCTATCTTTTCACTCTCATAGGAAATCTGGGATTGATTATATTGGTCATTAGGGATTCCCAGCTGCACAACCCTATGTACTATTTTCTGAGTGTGTTATCATTCTTGGATGCCTGCTATTCTTCAGTTGTCACCCCAAAAATGTTGATCAATTTCCTGTCAGAGAACAAAACTATTTCCTTCCTTGGATGTGCAGCACAGATGTTTTTTGATGTTACTTTTGGGAccactgaatgttttctcttggCTGCAATGGCATATGATCGCTATGTAGCAATCTACAACCCTCTGTGGTATTCAGTTAGCATGTCACCCAGAGTCTATGTGCCACTCGTCATTGCTTCCTATCTTTGTGGCATTTTGAATGCTTCAGTGCACACAGGGGCCGCATTTAGCCTAACTTTCTGTGCATCCAACGAAATTAGATATTTCTTTTGTGACATCCCTCCAGTCCTCGCTATTTCTTGTTCTGACACTCACACAAACCAGCTTCTAGTCTCCTACTTTACGAGCATTATTGAGATGGTCACTATCATGATTGTCCTGGTTTCCTATGGTTTCATTCTCTTGGCCATTCTGAGGATGCATTCTGCTGAAGGGAGACAAAAAATCTTTTCTACATGTGGCTGTCACTTAATTGGAGTGTCCATTTACTATGGAACAGTCTTCTGCATCTATGTGAGAACAAGCTCCAGTTACTCTTTGAACCAGGACATGATAGTGTCTGTGTTTTACACCATTGCCATTCCCATGCTGAATCCCATCATCTACAGTTTAAGGAACAAAGATGTAAAAGAGGCAACAAAAAGGGCTTTTGGGAAAAATTGGTTTCTCAATAAAGTATACTCTTCACATTAACTGTTACATTGAAACCAATGAAGATTACTATCCATTGTCTCCATATCAAAAAGTTATGATACAAGtattttttttactacttttctgttcttctcaggaatttttttttattaatgttatgatagattacaaccttgtgagatttcagttgtacatttttgtgaGTCAtattgtgggtacaccacttccccctttgtgccctccccccacccccccatttccctggtaaccaccgatctgatctccttatcaatatactaacttccacctatgagtggagtcatatagagttcgtctttctctgactggcttatttcgcttaacataataccctcgaggtccatccacgttgttgtgaatgggccaattttgtctttttttatggctgagtagtattccattgtgtatgcataccacatctttttaatccaatcatcagtttctgggcatgtaggctggttccacatcttggctattgtaaataatgctgcgatgaacataggggtgcaacggacacttgagatttctgatttcaggttcttaggatagatacccagtaatgggatggctgggtcgtagggtagttctatttttaactttttgagaaatctccatactgttttccgtagtggctgtaccagtttgcattcccaccaacagtgtatgagggttcctttttctccacaacctctccaacatttgtcgctcttggttttggatgtttttcccaatttaacgggtgtaaggtgatatcttagtgtagttttgatttgcatttccctgatgattagcgatgatgaacatcttttcatgtgtctattggccatattcatatcttcttttgagaaatgtctgttcatgtcctctgcccattttttgatcgggttgtttgttttcttgttgttaagcagtgtgagttctttgtatattatggagattaaccctttgtcggataagtgtcttgtaaatattttttcccaattagtgagctgtttttttgtttcaatcctgttttcccttgccttgaagaagctctttagtctgatgaagtcccatttgtttattctttctattgtttccctcaactgaggagttttagtgtccaaaaagattcttttgaaactgatgtcaaagaatgtactgcctatattctcttccaaaagacttattgtctcaggcctaatctttaggtctttgatccattttgagtttattttggtgtgtggtgaaaaagaatggtcaattttcaatcttttgcatgtggctgtccagttttcccagcaccatttgttgaagagactttcttttctccattgtaggccctctgctcctttgtcgaagattagctgtccatagatgtgtggctttatctctgtgctttcaattctgttccattgatctgtggacctgtttttgtaccagtaccatgctgttttgatcactgtagctttgtagtatgttttgaaatcggggattgtgattccgccggctttatttttcttgctcaggattgctttagcaattcgcggtcttttgttgccccatatgaattttaggattgtttgttcaatttctgtgaagaatgttcttgggattctgattgggatagcattgaatctgtagactgctttaggtagtatggacattttaactatgtttgttcttccaatccatgtgcaaggaatgtctttccatctctttatgtcatcgtcaatttctttgaagaaagtcttgtagttttcattgtatagatccttcacttccttggttaagttgatcccaaggtattttattcttttcgttgcgattgtgaatgggattgagttcttgagttttttttctgtta
Above is a genomic segment from Equus caballus isolate H_3958 breed thoroughbred chromosome 17, TB-T2T, whole genome shotgun sequence containing:
- the LOC138918442 gene encoding olfactory receptor 5T1-like, whose translation is MKTEMPGFPSDIDLCMIQVKNMTEVTTFILTGFTGDFDVQVFLFLLFLAIYLFTLIGNLGLIILVIRDSQLHNPMYYFLSVLSFLDACYSSVVTPKMLINFLSENKTISFLGCAAQMFFDVTFGTTECFLLAAMAYDRYVAIYNPLWYSVSMSPRVYVPLVIASYLCGILNASVHTGAAFSLTFCASNEIRYFFCDIPPVLAISCSDTHTNQLLVSYFTSIIEMVTIMIVLVSYGFILLAILRMHSAEGRQKIFSTCGCHLIGVSIYYGTVFCIYVRTSSSYSLNQDMIVSVFYTIAIPMLNPIIYSLRNKDVKEATKRAFGKNWFLNKVYSSH